AATATCCAACTTATATAAATTCCGGAATTCTTTCGAATTGGAAAAAAACGACAACAAGTTTTTTTGCTGACTGCGATTCTTTAGTCAAAAGAATAAAAGATAATAAATTTGGTTACAATCAAATTAATGAAATTGTAGAATTCTATAACGATGTTTGTTTAGGAGAATAAAGTACATCAATTAATTATAATAAAGGAAGATATATTCATTCCTATATATGTAGAGGCGCACAACAGTGCGTCTCCCGCAAAGAAAATACAAATTAAAATATACTGAACAAAAGACGCACTGCTGTGCGCCTCTACAAAAAACCTTTGAACCTTTGTATCTTTGTATCTCTGAACCTTAAAAAAAAACTTTTTTTCATCATCGTCCCAACCTTTTTGATTTTTCATCCCTCTTTAGTATAAAGACAACAATTGTGATAAACGAAACGCTAATTTCTAACTGCAAGAAAATGAACCGAGATGCTCAGCGTCAGGTTTATGAGCATATGGCTCCAAAATTGTATCGCGTTTGCAAACGATACCTCAAAAAGGAAGAAGAAATAGAAGAAGCTATGGCTGACGCTTTCTACACCATATTCACAAAACTGGAACAACTGAAAGAAGTTCTGGCTTTTGAAGCTTGGGCACGAAAAATAACTGTCAATCATTGTTTGGCAACAATCAAGAAAAACACAAATTTCAACATGTATCTTGATGATGTCAAAATGCTTGCACAACCTTTTACAGAAGAAGTTAACGCTTTGGAAGAAGAAGATTTACTGAATTTACTAAACCATATTCCGGACGGCTGTAAAACTGTTTTTAACCTTTTTGTTATAGAAGGTTTTGGACATAAAGAAATAGCTGCAATGCTAAACATTTCCGAAGGCACATCGAAATCACAATTGAATGCTGCAAAAACCAAGCTAAAGGATTTAGTAAATAAATTGTATTATCAAAAAGCAAAGTAGTCATGGACAATCAAGATAAAATATTCGATAAATTTAAAGATGCCGCACACAACGCGGAATCAAAAGATTTTCCAGGAATGGAAAAAGTCTGGTCGCGTCTGGAAGACAAACTGGACAAAAAAGAAGATAAAAAAGCAATTTCGCTATGGAAAAAAATTGCAATTGCAGCTTCACTATTATTATTAATCTCTTTAGGCGCTCAGTTTCTAAAATCGGATAAAATCACAACGACTCAAACTCCAAAAGTTGTGATAAATGAAGATCAAAAAGAAACAATTGAGAATCCTGTTTTAGAAAAGAATAAAGCTGTTGGT
This genomic window from Flavobacterium sp. 9 contains:
- a CDS encoding RNA polymerase sigma factor, with the protein product MNRDAQRQVYEHMAPKLYRVCKRYLKKEEEIEEAMADAFYTIFTKLEQLKEVLAFEAWARKITVNHCLATIKKNTNFNMYLDDVKMLAQPFTEEVNALEEEDLLNLLNHIPDGCKTVFNLFVIEGFGHKEIAAMLNISEGTSKSQLNAAKTKLKDLVNKLYYQKAK